ACCTGACTTCCATTCCGCTGCCGTCTACAAACACGGGCACCCGCCGGCCCCTCACCCTCGTTCTTTCGGGCGAACAACCGGACAAAATGGCAAGACTGCAGTGCCAGACTGGATCCCGCAAATGCGCATATGGAGAACTCGGGCAGGAAAGCACCTACTCGGCGAGGCTAGGCCGGTCAACCACCCAGCCGCTCCAACAAACAGCAAAGAGACATCCGGGAAGGGTTAAACAATACGGATACGGGGAGCATGCGCCGGGGAGACACTCCACCAGGCCATCCACCTCTTGATCCGTCATCCGATCTCTCTCTTGACTCTCACTCTGGCCTCGTCAGTTTATCGGTCTATGGATGCCTGACCGCATTCACTCGGTTCGTCCTGGATGGCAAGATACACAAGCCAGTGATACGGTGACAGTGAAGGAGCAGCATTGAACATGATCAATCAGTAGGGACCTTGTCGGCCCGTCCACCGTCACGAAGATCAGTCTCCACGGCACCGCGATCCCCGGTCGTTGCAAGTTTCAGCGTGCCAACAATTGCGCCGTTTGAACATCGAGGATGAAATTAGTCGGCTCCGCAGCCAGCCACAGAGCCTGAGATTGGTGCCACCCCCGCCTGCAGGACCCCGCCATCGCCTCCAATTTGGCGCGCCAGATTGGCCGTTGCGAATGGAACATTGAGGTGGCCCCGAATGGCCCCAAATTCACTACTGCGAAAAGACGCAGTACCTACATTCTGGGACTGGCAGCACGCATTGCACTCAACCTAATGCTTGGTCTCGCTGGTGGGCATGGTGGGCTTACCGGTAGACGTGGGTGTGGGCGTGGGCGTGGGCGTTGGCGAACGCGAACGGTGGCACTCATGGCCGAGCCAATTTCTCTCCCACATCATCACTCAGCCTGGACGTTACAGACAGACGACCCCGTTTACTTTTTCCTTATTGCGACCGTCGCCTCATTATTCCCACCCCTCACGTCAACCGCCAGATATATCTCTCGCCTGCTCCCGCATTCCTTTACAACCTCTCCCTTTCGCCATTCCTCCAAACTCAACCTCACGACAGACTTGCGCTCTCCTTCAAACCCTAACGACTTGATACCCCGACGGACCGCGCAACTCTCACTACCCTTCGTCAACTTACCTACTCTCCCCCCCTCCACCTCCAAATTACCCCTCACCGCATATAGTTGCGATCGCCGCCAGCAAATTTCTTCACGATGGCCATTGGAACTGTCTTGGTTACCGGGTAAGCTACCGCCTCTTCTCGCCTGACTAGCAAGTATATGGCAATCCCATTGCCTGTGGCACCGTTGACACCAGCCGTCGCGGCGTTCTTTGTTGGCGCAAGTCCGAATACAGCATAGAGGCTAACCGCGCGATTTGGTGGCTTGCAGTGGTACCGGCTACATTGGCTCCTTCACCTCCCTCACTCTCCTCCAGAACGGCTACGATGTGGTCATTGTCGACAGCTTGTACAACTCTTCCAAGGTTGCTGTCGACCGTATCGAGCTGCTGAGCGGCAAGCGACCCCACTTCTACCAGGTCGATGTCACCGACAAGGCCGGCCTCGATGAGGTCTTCAAGAAGCACCCCGAGATTGACAGTGTCATTCACTTCGCCGCGCTCAAGGTCAGCTCCTTTGCTCCTTTACGATGCCCTTGTGCCACGAAGACTAACACGATTGATCACAGGCTGTCGGCGAGTCTGGCGAGATCCCTCTCGAGTACTACCGCGTCAACGTTGCCGGCACCGTCTCCCTCCTCCAGGCCATGACGGATAACGATGTTCCCAACATTGTCTTCTCTTCCTCGGCGACTGTCTACGGCGATGCCACCCGTTTCGAGAACATGATTCCCATTCCCGAGCACTGCCCGATTGGCCCCACCAACACCTACGGCCACACCAAGGCCTTTGTCGAGCAGGTTATTACTGATCACATCAACGCCGAGCGCAACAAGCTGAAGAAGGCTGGCAAGCCCTACGAGCAGTTCAACGGCGCTCTTCTGAGATACTTCAACCCCTGCGGTGCTCACCCCTCTGGTCTCATGGGTGAGGACCCCCAGGGCGTCCCTTACAACCTGCTGCCTCTGCTCGGCAAGGTCGCTACCGGTGACCGCGACAAGCTCCTCGTGTTTGGTGACGGTAAGTAACTATGGCGAAATGATGGAGAAGCCCCGCTGATCATGAGCAGACTACGCCTCGAGAGACGGTACCGCCATCCGCGACTA
This is a stretch of genomic DNA from Colletotrichum lupini chromosome 10, complete sequence. It encodes these proteins:
- a CDS encoding UDP-glucose 4-epimerase, whose product is MAIGTVLVTGGTGYIGSFTSLTLLQNGYDVVIVDSLYNSSKVAVDRIELLSGKRPHFYQVDVTDKAGLDEVFKKHPEIDSVIHFAALKAVGESGEIPLEYYRVNVAGTVSLLQAMTDNDVPNIVFSSSATVYGDATRFENMIPIPEHCPIGPTNTYGHTKAFVEQVITDHINAERNKLKKAGKPYEQFNGALLRYFNPCGAHPSGLMGEDPQGVPYNLLPLLGKVATGDRDKLLVFGDDYASRDGTAIRDYIHVVDLAKGHLSALNYLRENKPGVKAWNLGSGRGSTVFEMIKAFSHVVGRDLPYDVVPRRQGDVLDLTANPSLANKELNWKTEETLEKACEDLWRWVSNNPKGYRQDPPPELLANAKPTSG